In Paenibacillus sp. 1781tsa1, one DNA window encodes the following:
- the glyA gene encoding serine hydroxymethyltransferase, whose product MEQLRKNDPAVLEAMNLELKRQQNNIELIASENIVSEAVIEALGSVLTNKYAEGYPGKRYYGGCEHVDVVEDIARDRAKELFGAEHVNVQPHSGAQANMAVYLAALKPGDTVLGMNLAHGGHLTHGSPVNASGLLYNFVAYGVQEDTFLIDYDEVRKAAFKHRPRLIVAGASAYPRTIDFEKLASIANDVGALFMVDMAHIAGLVAAGLHPNPVPHAHFVTTTTHKTLRGPRGGMILCRKAWAAAIDKAVFPGSQGGPLMHVIASKAVAFGEALQPEFKTYAQNVVKNAQVLAETLIAEGLNIVSGGTDNHLMLIDTRSVNITGKEAEHVLDSIGITVNKNAIPFDPTSPFVTSGIRIGTPAATSRGMNEEAMVAIGKIIAKTLKNPKDTAKLDEARAEVTALTDQFPLYTDLKY is encoded by the coding sequence ATGGAACAATTGCGCAAGAATGACCCGGCAGTACTGGAAGCGATGAATCTTGAACTGAAACGTCAACAGAACAACATCGAACTGATTGCATCCGAAAACATTGTAAGTGAAGCAGTAATCGAAGCATTGGGATCTGTTCTGACCAATAAGTACGCTGAAGGATATCCAGGCAAACGTTACTATGGTGGTTGTGAGCATGTGGACGTTGTTGAAGACATTGCGCGTGATCGTGCCAAAGAATTGTTCGGAGCAGAACACGTGAATGTTCAACCTCACTCCGGAGCACAAGCGAACATGGCAGTATATCTTGCAGCGTTGAAACCTGGTGATACTGTACTTGGTATGAACCTTGCCCATGGTGGACACCTCACGCACGGTAGCCCGGTTAATGCTTCCGGTTTGCTGTACAACTTTGTAGCATACGGCGTACAGGAAGATACATTCCTGATTGATTATGATGAAGTACGCAAAGCGGCTTTCAAACACCGCCCTCGTCTGATCGTTGCAGGTGCAAGTGCATATCCGCGTACCATTGATTTTGAAAAGCTGGCTTCCATCGCCAATGATGTAGGTGCTTTGTTCATGGTGGATATGGCTCACATCGCGGGACTCGTTGCTGCTGGTCTGCATCCAAACCCGGTTCCACATGCGCATTTCGTAACAACAACAACACACAAAACGCTGCGTGGACCTCGTGGTGGTATGATTCTGTGCCGCAAAGCGTGGGCAGCAGCGATTGATAAAGCGGTATTCCCGGGTTCCCAAGGTGGCCCTCTGATGCACGTGATTGCTTCCAAAGCGGTAGCATTCGGAGAAGCTTTGCAACCAGAATTCAAAACATATGCACAGAACGTTGTGAAAAACGCACAGGTTCTGGCTGAAACACTGATCGCTGAAGGCTTGAACATCGTATCCGGTGGTACAGATAACCACTTGATGCTGATCGACACACGCAGTGTGAACATCACAGGTAAAGAAGCTGAGCATGTACTTGATTCCATTGGTATTACCGTGAACAAAAATGCAATTCCATTCGACCCTACAAGTCCGTTTGTAACGAGTGGTATTCGAATCGGTACACCTGCTGCAACTTCCCGTGGGATGAACGAAGAAGCGATGGTAGCGATCGGTAAGATCATTGCCAAAACATTGAAAAATCCTAAAGATACGGCGAAGCTGGATGAAGCCCGTGCAGAAGTGACTGCACTGACAGACCAATTCCCGCTCTATACCGACCTTAAATACTAA
- a CDS encoding TIGR01440 family protein — translation MTIELDSEQAGLQEQTASILHELALAGQLGPGQIVVIGTSTSEVAGARIGTSGAIEVAQQLLAGIREVQEEFGFDTVFQCCEHLNRALVMERSVLTRLGLTEVGAVPVPKAGGSMASAAYRSLTDPCLAEYVQAHAGMDIGETMIGMHLRHVAVPFRTALRYVGDARVTTALTRPKLIGGERAVYRMEEQPDSSFCD, via the coding sequence ATGACTATAGAGTTAGATTCAGAACAAGCCGGATTGCAGGAACAGACCGCATCCATTCTGCATGAACTGGCGCTTGCCGGACAGCTTGGGCCTGGACAGATCGTTGTGATCGGTACAAGCACAAGTGAAGTTGCAGGTGCGCGGATTGGTACGAGCGGTGCCATTGAAGTGGCGCAGCAGCTTCTTGCGGGGATACGCGAGGTGCAGGAGGAATTCGGTTTTGACACGGTATTCCAGTGTTGTGAGCATCTGAACCGTGCGTTGGTCATGGAACGTTCTGTGCTTACTCGACTTGGATTGACCGAGGTTGGTGCAGTACCCGTGCCCAAGGCCGGAGGTTCAATGGCATCCGCAGCATATCGTTCGCTGACCGATCCATGCCTGGCTGAATATGTGCAGGCCCATGCGGGAATGGACATTGGGGAAACGATGATTGGCATGCATCTCCGGCATGTAGCCGTACCCTTTCGTACAGCGCTCCGCTATGTTGGAGATGCCCGCGTGACCACGGCGCTTACTCGTCCGAAGTTGATTGGCGGCGAACGAGCGGTGTATCGTATGGAAGAACAACCAGATTCATCATTTTGTGACTGA
- a CDS encoding low molecular weight protein arginine phosphatase — translation MKHILFVCTGNTCRSPMAEGLLRKLASERGIQVEVRSAGVAATSGMPISRHAEAVLRDHNVEGPPHSTQLSANLVGWADLVLTLTRSHKQHVMQVFPDSVHKTYTLKEYVEDDKQVLRDVQELDSLFATLEMKRALGQEILASERERAIEIRQRIPSFDISDPFGGSRDDYNIAAAEIRTALDRLLDKLG, via the coding sequence ATGAAACATATTTTATTCGTATGTACAGGCAATACGTGCCGCAGCCCCATGGCAGAGGGGCTTTTGCGAAAGTTGGCATCGGAGCGCGGCATTCAGGTAGAAGTCCGTTCCGCAGGTGTAGCAGCTACGTCGGGTATGCCGATCTCCCGTCATGCGGAAGCGGTTTTAAGAGATCATAACGTTGAAGGTCCGCCTCATTCCACACAGCTTAGCGCTAACCTGGTCGGTTGGGCCGATCTGGTTCTTACACTAACGCGGAGTCATAAGCAGCATGTCATGCAGGTATTTCCCGACTCCGTTCACAAAACCTATACATTAAAAGAGTATGTGGAGGACGACAAGCAGGTATTAAGAGATGTTCAGGAGTTGGACAGCCTGTTTGCAACGCTGGAGATGAAACGTGCCCTTGGTCAAGAGATTCTGGCATCAGAGCGCGAGCGAGCCATTGAGATCAGACAACGCATTCCAAGTTTCGACATCTCCGATCCTTTTGGAGGCAGTCGTGATGATTATAATATCGCTGCGGCCGAGATTCGGACGGCATTGGACCGGCTTTTGGATAAGCTGGGATAA
- a CDS encoding manganese efflux pump MntP family protein: protein MWDVSAHVGQLVTILIMAVALGLDAFSLGIGIGMKGIRLRDVLRISTVTALFHIIMPLIGMYMGKYVSSLLGDITTYAAGGLLILLGGHMILNAFREGDTKLVDHRSLLGVILFSLSVSVDSFSVGVSLGMFSSNLILTVLAFGVCGGVMSVMGLLLGRRVSQNLGDYGEAIGGAILLAFGLLFIF, encoded by the coding sequence ATGTGGGATGTGTCTGCCCATGTAGGGCAGTTGGTAACCATTTTGATCATGGCTGTTGCGCTTGGCCTCGATGCGTTTTCGCTCGGAATCGGAATTGGCATGAAGGGCATTCGGCTGAGGGATGTATTGCGGATCAGTACAGTAACGGCGCTATTTCATATCATCATGCCGCTCATCGGCATGTATATGGGCAAATACGTCAGCTCGCTGCTCGGTGACATTACGACGTATGCAGCAGGTGGATTACTTATTCTGCTGGGTGGTCATATGATTCTGAATGCATTCCGTGAAGGTGATACCAAGCTGGTGGACCACCGTTCCCTGCTCGGCGTTATTTTGTTCTCCCTCAGCGTAAGTGTGGATTCGTTCTCCGTTGGCGTTTCCTTAGGGATGTTTAGCAGTAATCTAATCTTGACCGTACTTGCCTTTGGTGTATGTGGCGGGGTGATGTCGGTTATGGGTCTGCTATTAGGCCGTCGGGTGAGTCAGAATCTTGGGGATTACGGTGAGGCCATTGGTGGCGCAATCTTGCTTGCGTTTGGACTTTTGTTTATATTTTAA
- a CDS encoding L-threonylcarbamoyladenylate synthase, whose product MNRENEQVQSTSEMGNDMEVHDKGTPAEMVTVNWDVRVLLNNEDDHGLGNIELTDVKKGSAHQRALDDLQAAAACLRQGQTVAFPTETVYGLGADARSTAAVEAVFVAKGRPSDNPLIVHIAHRDQLDALVTEVNETAEALMAAFWPGPLTLVLPVRPGAVSPRVTAGLDTVAVRMPDHPVALQLIAAAACPVAAPSANRSGRPSPTLASHVREDLDGRIGGIVDGGPTGVGVESTVVQVGDDGTVTILRPGGITAEQLSAVAARVATDPALLAEGADGVGSPAPRSPGMKYTHYAPAGALCVVEGPPTAVAAWTSAALAEAAQRGERTAVLAFAEHAEQYRADAVFSLGDASELEEAARRLYAALRSCDEQGATYIVAEACSREGLGAAVMNRLLKAAGNQLIQVGDPQPF is encoded by the coding sequence ATGAATAGAGAGAATGAGCAAGTGCAATCCACCTCAGAAATGGGAAATGACATGGAGGTTCATGACAAGGGAACTCCAGCAGAGATGGTCACAGTCAATTGGGATGTGCGCGTTTTATTGAACAATGAGGATGATCATGGATTGGGTAATATTGAATTAACGGATGTGAAAAAGGGGAGCGCCCATCAAAGGGCGCTCGACGACTTGCAGGCTGCCGCAGCCTGCCTTCGTCAAGGTCAGACGGTGGCCTTTCCGACCGAAACGGTCTACGGCCTGGGTGCGGATGCGCGTAGCACGGCAGCCGTGGAGGCTGTATTTGTCGCCAAAGGCCGACCTTCCGACAATCCACTGATTGTGCATATCGCGCATCGGGACCAGTTGGACGCTCTGGTCACGGAAGTGAATGAGACAGCCGAAGCGCTGATGGCGGCCTTCTGGCCGGGACCGCTGACGCTGGTGCTGCCGGTTAGGCCGGGGGCGGTGTCTCCGCGTGTCACCGCTGGTCTGGACACGGTGGCCGTGCGCATGCCGGACCATCCGGTGGCCTTGCAGTTGATCGCGGCGGCGGCATGCCCTGTGGCTGCGCCAAGCGCCAACCGCTCCGGGCGGCCAAGTCCGACACTCGCGTCTCATGTGCGCGAGGATCTGGATGGCCGCATCGGCGGCATCGTGGACGGCGGCCCCACCGGGGTGGGCGTCGAGTCCACGGTGGTGCAGGTCGGTGACGACGGTACCGTCACCATCCTGCGCCCTGGCGGCATTACGGCGGAACAACTGTCCGCCGTTGCCGCCCGTGTCGCCACGGACCCCGCGCTACTCGCGGAGGGGGCCGATGGCGTGGGAAGCCCGGCGCCGCGCTCGCCGGGCATGAAGTACACGCACTACGCACCCGCAGGGGCGCTGTGCGTGGTGGAGGGGCCGCCCACAGCGGTGGCGGCCTGGACCAGCGCCGCCCTCGCAGAGGCGGCGCAGCGCGGAGAGCGCACCGCCGTGCTGGCGTTCGCCGAGCACGCGGAGCAGTACCGCGCCGATGCCGTGTTCTCGCTGGGTGACGCCAGCGAGCTGGAAGAAGCGGCGCGCCGGCTATACGCCGCGCTGCGCAGTTGCGATGAGCAAGGCGCCACATATATTGTGGCTGAAGCCTGCTCACGCGAAGGGCTGGGAGCAGCCGTCATGAATCGGCTGCTCAAGGCCGCGGGTAACCAACTCATCCAAGTTGGCGACCCACAGCCCTTCTAA